TGACGGCCGCTTGCCGTACATGAGCATGGCCGTGCGATACAGCCGCCCGGCCGCAATCATGGCGCCCACGGCCGTGAGCGAGAGCAGCGAGAGCGACATTGCCAGATCAGCGGCTGGCACCGAGACCAGGCCAAGCCTGAGCGGCATGAGAATAGGCGACGAGAATGGAATGATGCTCATGGCACGCGCAATGGGCCCATCGGGGTCGGCCAGCGCGGGCTGCAGCAGCGCCATGCTGCCCACCAGCAGCATGATGACCGGTGTCTGTGCCTGCTGGGCCTCCTGCTCCGAGCTCACGATGCTGCCGACGGCGGCAAACAACGCGGCGTACAGCACATAGCCGAGCGTGAAGTACGCAAACAGCGGGACCAGCTCGGCGGCGCCAATGGTTGGCAGCGCCATGCTGCCGCCGGCCACACCAAACGCCGCCAGCAGCCGTTCACGGTTGGCCATGAGCACCAGCAGCGACGAAGTCCAGAACCCAAGCTGCAGAAGCGCCACGCCACCAATGCCCAGCACCTTGCCCGAGAGCAGCACACGCGGCGGGACACTGGCCAGCACCAGCTCGGACACACGCGACTGTTTCTCTTCCGTCACGCCGCGCAGCACAATCTGGCCGTACAGCACGATGACGATGTACAGCAGGACGGCCACACCGGCGCCGAAGATGATATTGACCTGGGCCGAGCCACTGCGGCCATCGCGCAGCACACGTTCCACCTTGGCGCTCACCGAGAAGCGCGTAATGCGCTCGGCCAGGGCCACATCGATACCGGTGGTGGCGATCTGCCGCCGCAGCAACTCGCGTTCGGCTGCGCGCTGTACTCGCTCGGACGTGGCAAGAGGGGCGCCGCCAGCCAGCAACACGCGCACCGCGCCAGTGGTCATGCTGCTGTCGTCAACAATGACCGCGGCCGGAATACGATCGGTGGCAAGCAGCGCGCGCAGGGAGTCTACCACCGGCGTGCGCGTTCCGGCGTTTACGGCAATGACCGTGGGTGGCGTGGCGGCACTGCTCAGTCCACCGGCCAACTCCGTGGCGATGCCATTGCCGGCGCCCACCTGTGTGGCATCGACAATCACCATGCGCGACACGTCCACGGCGCGCGCCGAGCGAAACGCCAGAATGGGCGGCCCGATGGTGAGACCGGCAAAGAGAAACGGGCCGAAGAGTGTGGTGAGTACGAACCACTTGGAGCGCACACGTTCCATGAACTCGCGCTCGATGACGGCGAAGAGCTTACCCATGGCCACTCACTCCCGCTTCGACGCCGGTGGCGCCCACCTTGTCAAGGAAGATGCGGTGCAGCGACGCCTCGAGGCGGTCGAAGCGCACGATCTCTACATCGCGGGCGACCAGCGCCTGGAGCAGCGTCTGCGCCTGGGCGTCCGGAGCGAGATCGATTTCCACCTGCTGTCCGAGGTCTTCGTAGGTGGCAACCAGCCGCTGATCCTCGAGGACCGGACGAGCCAGGTCGCGACCATTTCCACCAAAGACCACCAGCACCCGGTTGGCGCCCCCATACTGCGACTTGAGCGCGCGCAGACTGCCATCGGCCACGATTTCGCCGCGTGCAATGATCGCCACCGCATCGCACATGCGCTCGGCCGCGTCCATGACATGGGTGCTGAAGATGACCGTGCGACCCATTCGGCGCAGGTCGAGCACCGAGTCCTTGAGCGCCTGCGCGTTGACCGGGTCAAGCCCGCTGAACGGTTCGTCGAGCACCACCAGCTCCGGATCATGCAGCATGGTCCCGGCAAACTGCACCTTCTGCTGCATGCCCCGCGAAAGGTCTTCCACCTTGGCCTGACTCCAGTCTTCACTGCTACTGCGCAAACCGAGGCGCTCAAGCCAGTGATCAATGCGCCGGTCGGCATCGGCACCACTCAGTCCCTTGAGGCGACCGAGGAAGCGCAGCACGCGCCGGACCTGCATCTTCTTGTACAGGCCTCGCTCCTCCGGCAGGTAACCCACCCGGTTGAGCAGATCAGGGTGGCCAGCAGACAAACCCAGCATCGTGATGCGTCCGCTGTCCGGCCTGAGGATGTTGAGCATCATGCGGATGGTCGTGGTCTTGCCGGCGCCGTTGGGGCCGAGCAGACCGTAGACTGTTCCGGGCGGAACCGAGAGCGAAACGTCGCGCACGGCCACATGATTCGCGTACGCCTTGCGTACGCGATCGATGTGCAGGGCAGGCGGCAACGTGGGAGTGGACACAGTCACCAGATGAACGCGGGTGAACGGAGTAAACGCATGGGCCGGTCGTGAAATCGGCGGACAGCAAGCAGTCTGAGGAAACTAACAGCGGGTGGGGGCAGGGCGGGGCCCGTGTCACGGACCTGTGGCTCTGTCTCCTGATTGCTGGCCTGGTGGGCATTCTGGTCCCCCTCGACGACGCGGACCTTCCGCTGCACCTGTTGACCGGTGACTGGATTCGCGCGCACGGCGAGTTGCCTGTTGTGGAGCCCTTTGCCTGGACGCGGGAAGGCGCGCCATACTTTGCCTACTCGTGGCTTCCCCAGATCGGCTACTCGTGGGCCTGGCAAGTTGGCGGAGTCAACGGTCTGTCGCTGTTGCACGGCGCACTCCTCATGGGCGTCGTGTGGGCGCTTTGGGATCTCGCGCGCGTCGCCGAATGGAGTCTTTGGAGCAGTCGGCTGATGCTGTCACTGCACATGCTGCTCTGGATGTTTGTACAGCCCGCCACCCGTCCGCAACTCGTGCTGGCCATTGCGTTGCCGCTGGCCTGGGCGTCGGCGTTTCGTGTGCGGAACAACCGTCACGCACTCGGCGCCTGTGCAGCCCTGGCCTGTGCGTCGGCCGTTGCGGTGAACAGTCATCTGCTGTTTCCGCTCATGGCCGCGCCGGTGGTGGTATTGCTGTGTGCCACGCCCGTGCGCTGGGCCACGGTCGCGGCGTGGACGGCATCGTTGTTGCTCGGTTGGATGTGTACGCCATATCTGCTGGAGCTGCCCGCGCTGCTCCGGCTCAACTTCGGGTACAATGCCCTCTTCAATGCCGCCTCGCCCATCAAGGAGCATGAGGCCGGCTTCGTGTTCGTTACGCATGCGGCCGTTGGCACGGCCCTTGTGGTGGCTTTGCTGTTGCTGCAGCCGCTGTTCCCGAGTTTTGCCAATCGTGCGTCGCGCGAGCGCTGGTGGTATGGCTTGTCATGGGCTGCGGGCCTGGTCCTCTTTGGGCTGGCCATTCGTGGGCTGCTGCTCTGGTGGCTGCTGGCACTACCCGTAGTGGCATGGAGTGTGGCGGCGCTGCCCCTCCCACGCACGCGGCTGGTGCAGCGGGTCCTGCCCTGGGCCTGGGGTGTGGGTGTGCTAGGCATGCTGGGGCAGCCGCTGCGTCTTCGTGCGGAGCGAAGTCGCGTGGGGCCGGAGCTTTCGCATCCTGAAGCGCACGCGTTGGAGCCCATTGTGGCCTGGCTCAAGTGCGCATCGCCATCGGCGGATGTTGGCGCCATGCGGCGCGCGGTGGGTGTCGAGCATGCGGTGCTCAAGGGAACAGCCAGCTTCAACACGGGAAGTTATCTGGCGTGGGCGGTGCCCTACGTGTCGTGGTCCATTGATGGTCGCACCATCTTCCCGGACTCGGTGGCGCGCGCCGAAGCGCGGCAGGAGTTGCGGCTTGGTGCGGTGGTGCATCCACCGCTGCACGACGCGCAGGTCGTGGTACTACCGGTGGCGCATGCCACGAACAGGTTGCTGGCGGCTTCGGAGGGGTGGCAGCGGGTGGCGCTGCCGGCTACGGACAGCGCACGGGCATATGCCTTGTGGTGGCGCGCTGGTAGCCGTGGCAGTGCCCCATCGTCTGCGGGAACCGTGGCGAAGGCGCGCTGCGACATGACTGGTACACCGTGAGTCCACAGGTGCTCTCGTCGCTGCCGTCGCTGCCGTCGCGGATGCTTGACCGCGCGAACGCGTGGTCGCCGTTCGTGATTGCTCTGTCGGTGTTTCTGCTGCTGCGACCATATGACGGCATCGTTCACGACGCTCGGCTGTATGTGGGCTACGTCCTGGCCGCGTGGGACCCACAGGGTGTTGGACAAGACATCGTGTTCGTCCATGACGGACAGTCGGGATACAGCATCTACCCGGCTTTGTTGAACCTGGTTGGTCGAACGATTGGCTTGGCGAAGGGTGCCATGGTCCTCTCCATGACCGCACTGCTGCTCTGGTTTTCCGCAGCGTGGCGTCTGGTGTGGGCCATGTTCCCGGCCATGGGCACCACAGTACGTGCGGGGCTGCTCCTGTGGGCGACCTCGCTGCACACGCTGTACGGTGGTGCGAGCACCATCCACTTTGCTGAGAACTTCGCCGCACCACGTCCCATGGCTGAGGCGCTGGTACTGCTGGCCATGGCGGAGTTGTTACAGCCGAAACTGGCCAGGCAGGGCGCCTCGTATTCACTCCGTCAACTTGGGGTGGTCGGGCTTCTGATAGCGCTTGCCGCTGCCATACATCCGCTCATGATCGTACCGGGACTGGCGGCATTCGTCTGGCTGGTGCCAACAGCACGCTGGAGAGCGCTGCTTGCAGGCTCCGGCGCCGTGGTGCTTGCGCTGGTCCTGTGCGTATCTGGTTTCTCTCCCCAGGGACCCGACACTGGTTCTCTGTTCGCCACCTTCGATGCAGTGTGGCTGGAGATTCTTGTTCGCCGTGGATCCATCGCGTTGCTCAGCCAGTGGTCCGGGGTTGATTGGGCGCGAATCGCGCTACAATTCGCGACGCTGCTGTTGGCGCGGCCAACTGTGTCAGGTCGGGTTCGCGCTCTCTGGGATGCCACACTTGTCGCGGGTGTGGCCGGAGTTCTCCTGTCGTGGCTTGCGACCGATGTGTTCCATCATCGCCTTCTCACGCAGATCCAGCCGTGGCGAGTGCTCTGGGCGGTGGCGTTCATGGCCCCCATTGCACTCCTGATGCAAGTGCGCGGACTTTGGGAGAGGTCCATCACATCAGCTCGTCCACCAGAAGAAGGGCCCATCCGGCTTGAGCGCCTGGCGATGGCGCTTCTGCTCTTGGCCTGGTTCATGCTTGAGGTAAGCGGTGCGGCTCTCTGGGTCTTGGCGGGGGCTGCGATGCTTCTTGGTGTGGCGCGGAGTAACCTGTCCATTGCACTTGGCGATCGGACCGTTCGCGTGGGGCTCGGTTTGATCGGCATGCTGGTCGTGCTATTGGTTGTGCTGCGGGCGTTTGTCGTGTGGGAGGTCTATGCATCGCACCCGGACGCCCTGAGCCGATGGGTCTGGCGCACTTGGGTTACGTCCGGCCTTCCCAACGCGGCAGTGCTGATCGTCGCGCTACTTGCAGCGTGCATCGGCGCTCGGCCTGTCCGGGCCGTCGTTCGCATGGCGAAGCCCATGCCGGCGGTTGCCGTGATGGTTGCGGTCCTGTGCGTCCTCGCGCTCGACCAGCGGACCAGTTACGCGAAGTGGCTCGATGCTCAGACCGAAAGGCCCTCAACACTCAATCAAGTACTTCAGAACGTGTCATCATCGGCCACTGTGTTCTGGCTCGATGCCGACACCGAACCGTGGGTGCTGCTGAATCGGCCGGCTTGGGGTGGTGGGCTGCAGGGAACGCCAAAGGTCTTCGACCGAGCGCTCGCCGTGGTCTGGGAGGAGCGCGCGCAATTGACCGACAAGGTGACACACCCAACCTGGGCGCGCCGCAACGACCTCGCACTCGAGACCGTAAACGCTGCGACGCTACGGACGATCTGCGACTGGCCATCCGGTCCTGACATGGTCGTTGCCCCGCTCGATCGTATCGGCGCGGACGTCCCACGTGATACGATGCGTACTGGTGCGCCGCGCTTCTTGCCGCCCAGTGTACGCAAGGGCCCTTGGCAGATCATCACCGCCTATGGAGTCGTCCGTTGTGCAGAGCGGGCTGGCTTCAGACGAGCATCATGACGCGCGTCGTGGCACAGAGCGGAGCCCTGAGGTACTGACCTCAAAAGACACAGATGCAGAACTGCGCTGTTCCTCGTGATACTCCGCGTCTTCGTTCACGCGCCAGGGGTCATGCACAGCCGTACCGGCGATGATGTTGTCGGCCACGAGCAGACCGGTCATCATGGCGTGATCCTGATTGTTGTACTTGTGCATCCCGTTGCGTCCCACGAGATGCAATCCAGCGTGGGTCTGACTCAGCGCGTCCCTGATGATCTGCACATTGGCCGCGTAGGCGTCGTCGTAGACCGGGTAGGCCTTCTTCTGCCGGACCACACAGGCATCCACATGGTCGGCTCGTTGCGCGAGCCCCAGCGCTTCAAGCTCAATCAACGCCCGCTCGATCAGCGAGGCATCGGAACTGTCCCACAGTCCATCGCCCTCGAAGCAGAAGTACTCGAGTCCGTAGCAGGTGAGACTCGGATCAGGAATCATCTCCGGCGACCACGACTTGAAGTTCTGAATGCGCCCGACCTTGACCGTGTCATCATGCACGTAAATCCAGTTGTCGTGGAATGTGCCGCGATCGCGGAGAATGACTGCTACCGTCAGAAAGTCCCTGTACGATAGTCGGTCGGCTGCTTCGAGTGCCGCGGCAGGTAATCTTGGGGTCAGGGAATGCGCGATTTCCCGCAGCGGTGCCGATGAAATCACATGGTCCGCCTCGAGCTGCTCCGTCGTTCCGTCTGGACCTTCGTGACAGACCACCCACCGCCCGGAGGTTTCGTCGCGAGTTAGTGCCGTGACCCGTCGACCGAGGCGCAGGCTACCGCCCATGGTTTGCATGCGCGCCGCACAGGCGTCCCACAGCATGCCAGGCCCCTTCCTGGGATAGCGGAAGGTGCTGATCAGACTCTTGATGGCGTCCGGACCCTCGGCGCGCGTGGGGCGAAGCGCGTTGAGAACAGCCGAGACCAGTGAGACGCCCTTTATGCGCTGAGCCGCCCAATCGGCCGATATCTCGGTGCAGGGCATGCCCCAAACCTTTTCCGTATACGTCTTGAAGAAGATGCGGTACAGGCGGGCGCCGAACTGGTTGGTCACCCACTCTTCAAAGTTGCGCGGATTCCTGACGGGGTTCAGTTGGGCCCAGGCGTAGGAGAGCACACAGCGCA
This DNA window, taken from Gemmatimonas sp. UBA7669, encodes the following:
- a CDS encoding ABC transporter permease yields the protein MGKLFAVIEREFMERVRSKWFVLTTLFGPFLFAGLTIGPPILAFRSARAVDVSRMVIVDATQVGAGNGIATELAGGLSSAATPPTVIAVNAGTRTPVVDSLRALLATDRIPAAVIVDDSSMTTGAVRVLLAGGAPLATSERVQRAAERELLRRQIATTGIDVALAERITRFSVSAKVERVLRDGRSGSAQVNIIFGAGVAVLLYIVIVLYGQIVLRGVTEEKQSRVSELVLASVPPRVLLSGKVLGIGGVALLQLGFWTSSLLVLMANRERLLAAFGVAGGSMALPTIGAAELVPLFAYFTLGYVLYAALFAAVGSIVSSEQEAQQAQTPVIMLLVGSMALLQPALADPDGPIARAMSIIPFSSPILMPLRLGLVSVPAADLAMSLSLLSLTAVGAMIAAGRLYRTAMLMYGKRPSLAEVFRWIRNAD
- a CDS encoding ABC transporter ATP-binding protein; this translates as MTVSTPTLPPALHIDRVRKAYANHVAVRDVSLSVPPGTVYGLLGPNGAGKTTTIRMMLNILRPDSGRITMLGLSAGHPDLLNRVGYLPEERGLYKKMQVRRVLRFLGRLKGLSGADADRRIDHWLERLGLRSSSEDWSQAKVEDLSRGMQQKVQFAGTMLHDPELVVLDEPFSGLDPVNAQALKDSVLDLRRMGRTVIFSTHVMDAAERMCDAVAIIARGEIVADGSLRALKSQYGGANRVLVVFGGNGRDLARPVLEDQRLVATYEDLGQQVEIDLAPDAQAQTLLQALVARDVEIVRFDRLEASLHRIFLDKVGATGVEAGVSGHG
- a CDS encoding NAD(P)/FAD-dependent oxidoreductase codes for the protein MSIETIVIGAGPAGLTAAYHLSKHGHPVTVLEADPEYVGGISRTVAYKGFHFDIGGHRFFSKSERIEALWREILPDDFLERPRSSRIYYAGKFFAYPLKPFQALVSLGLFESVRCVLSYAWAQLNPVRNPRNFEEWVTNQFGARLYRIFFKTYTEKVWGMPCTEISADWAAQRIKGVSLVSAVLNALRPTRAEGPDAIKSLISTFRYPRKGPGMLWDACAARMQTMGGSLRLGRRVTALTRDETSGRWVVCHEGPDGTTEQLEADHVISSAPLREIAHSLTPRLPAAALEAADRLSYRDFLTVAVILRDRGTFHDNWIYVHDDTVKVGRIQNFKSWSPEMIPDPSLTCYGLEYFCFEGDGLWDSSDASLIERALIELEALGLAQRADHVDACVVRQKKAYPVYDDAYAANVQIIRDALSQTHAGLHLVGRNGMHKYNNQDHAMMTGLLVADNIIAGTAVHDPWRVNEDAEYHEEQRSSASVSFEVSTSGLRSVPRRAS